A DNA window from Chryseobacterium sp. MEBOG06 contains the following coding sequences:
- a CDS encoding DUF4846 domain-containing protein: MKKNISGLVMAIALLGCTHDKSPSHLNRQDSESFVKINKDKNTIKERFSAPPEYRWVDEKPDNFGYFIENFKLKPYGSQILKYDGNPISTQDLHEAVLDIDTGNKDLQQCADAVIRLRAEYLYKMKMTDEIKFHFTSGDLISWSDYKNGTRAFVNGNSVNFRKTSGFDDSYQNFRNYLDLIFNYAGTISLNKETKPIEKNADLRTGDILITPGSPGHVVFIAGVSKNKEGQKLFLLGEGFTPAQSIHLLSNPFNKNISPWYNLDINDKETKTARYIFKPTNFRSF, translated from the coding sequence ATGAAAAAAAATATTTCAGGACTGGTCATGGCCATTGCTCTGTTGGGCTGTACTCATGATAAATCTCCATCCCACCTCAATCGTCAAGACTCTGAAAGCTTTGTAAAAATCAATAAAGATAAAAACACCATTAAAGAAAGATTTTCTGCTCCTCCAGAGTATAGATGGGTAGATGAGAAACCGGACAACTTTGGGTATTTTATTGAGAATTTTAAGTTGAAACCTTATGGAAGTCAGATTTTAAAATACGACGGCAATCCTATTTCCACACAAGATCTTCACGAGGCTGTTCTTGATATTGATACAGGAAACAAAGACCTGCAACAATGTGCCGATGCTGTCATCCGACTGAGAGCCGAATATTTATATAAGATGAAAATGACGGATGAAATTAAATTCCATTTTACAAGCGGCGATCTCATCAGCTGGAGTGATTATAAAAACGGAACAAGAGCTTTTGTCAATGGAAATTCTGTCAACTTCCGAAAAACATCAGGCTTTGATGATTCTTACCAGAACTTCAGGAATTACCTGGACCTCATCTTCAACTATGCAGGAACCATTTCATTAAATAAAGAAACAAAACCCATAGAAAAAAACGCGGATTTAAGAACGGGAGACATCCTGATTACCCCCGGAAGTCCCGGACATGTTGTTTTCATTGCCGGAGTAAGTAAAAATAAGGAAGGGCAGAAATTATTTTTATTAGGAGAAGGATTTACCCCGGCACAGTCTATTCACTTGCTCTCCAATCCGTTTAACAAAAATATTTCGCCTTGGTACAATCTTGATATCAACGATAAGGAAACCAAAACAGCCCGATATATTTTTAAACCTACAAACTTCAGAAGCTTTTAA
- the gap gene encoding type I glyceraldehyde-3-phosphate dehydrogenase produces MSTIKVGINGFGRIGRLVFRAMTERDNIEVVGINDLINAEYMAYMLKYDSVHGIFPGEVSVEGNDLVVNGKRIRVTAERDPNNLKWNEIGADYIVESTGLFLSKDSAQAHINAGAKKVILSAPSKDDTPMFVMGVNHKELTDDIKILSNASCTTNCLAPLAKVIHDNFGIVEGLMTTVHATTATQKTVDGPSMKDWRGGRAALNNIIPSSTGAAKAVGKVIPSLNGKLTGMSFRVPTVDVSVVDLTVRIEKAASYEEICSVIKAASEGELKGILGYTEDAVVSQDFVGDKRTSIFDKDAGIMLSPNFVKLVSWYDNEMGYSNKLVDMLVHAASL; encoded by the coding sequence ATGTCAACAATTAAAGTAGGTATCAACGGTTTTGGTAGAATTGGACGTCTTGTTTTCAGAGCAATGACTGAAAGAGACAACATTGAAGTTGTAGGAATCAATGACCTTATCAATGCAGAATACATGGCTTACATGTTAAAATATGACTCTGTACACGGTATTTTCCCAGGTGAAGTTTCTGTAGAAGGAAATGATCTTGTAGTAAACGGAAAAAGAATCAGAGTAACTGCTGAAAGAGATCCGAACAACCTAAAGTGGAATGAAATTGGTGCTGATTATATCGTAGAATCTACAGGTCTTTTCTTATCTAAAGATTCTGCTCAGGCCCACATCAATGCAGGTGCTAAAAAAGTAATCCTTTCTGCTCCTTCTAAAGATGATACTCCAATGTTCGTAATGGGTGTAAACCACAAGGAACTTACTGATGATATCAAAATTTTATCAAACGCTTCTTGTACTACAAACTGTTTAGCTCCTTTAGCTAAGGTAATTCACGATAATTTCGGAATCGTAGAAGGTTTAATGACAACTGTACACGCTACAACAGCAACTCAAAAAACTGTTGACGGCCCTTCAATGAAAGACTGGAGAGGTGGTAGAGCTGCTCTGAACAACATTATCCCTTCTTCTACAGGTGCTGCTAAAGCGGTAGGAAAAGTAATCCCTTCATTGAACGGAAAATTAACTGGTATGTCTTTCAGAGTACCAACTGTTGACGTTTCTGTGGTAGATTTAACAGTGAGAATTGAAAAAGCTGCTTCTTATGAAGAAATCTGTTCAGTAATCAAGGCTGCATCTGAAGGTGAATTAAAAGGTATCTTAGGATATACTGAAGATGCTGTAGTATCTCAGGATTTCGTAGGAGATAAGAGAACTTCTATCTTCGATAAAGATGCTGGTATCATGCTTTCTCCTAACTTCGTAAAACTTGTTTCTTGGTATGACAACGAAATGGGTTACTCTAACAAGTTAGTTGATATGCTTGTACACGCTGCTTCTTTATAA
- a CDS encoding winged helix-turn-helix transcriptional regulator, with translation METKGRAGENKICPLEVAVNSISGKWKIPIVWQINEGKKRPSEFLRGIAKVDRRVLNQQLTEMVKDGILAKHSYNELPPRVEYTLTELGEKLVKILWHLNDWGKLLLPESEVQEEK, from the coding sequence ATGGAAACAAAGGGAAGAGCCGGAGAAAATAAAATCTGTCCGTTGGAAGTCGCCGTTAACAGCATCAGTGGAAAATGGAAAATTCCTATTGTATGGCAGATTAATGAAGGAAAAAAACGTCCCAGTGAATTTCTCCGCGGAATTGCTAAAGTTGACCGTCGGGTTCTTAATCAGCAATTAACTGAAATGGTGAAAGATGGAATCCTAGCGAAACATTCTTATAATGAACTTCCTCCAAGAGTAGAATATACACTTACTGAACTGGGAGAAAAACTGGTAAAAATTCTCTGGCATCTGAATGATTGGGGGAAGTTACTTCTTCCCGAATCCGAAGTGCAGGAAGAGAAGTAA
- a CDS encoding oxygenase MpaB family protein, translated as MNMLHPRFKDSPHFKDFWKNGNGKSLIKFSGAQVSFQDFEKFSSFFYHVDEIGDEVVKDVYFTKKFNEASREIEHYIRTGVSETDSVPESVKRLFAQTQEIPAWLDHNLLKSGAELCMRSNLDSLISLRDYCLMGGYDYAYLNKPLIVTEALKKGAVKRLSETLDFWVNATRYNALELHAKGYEFAIKTRLIHSYARLSIKKHYKNWDTENWGEPINSWDMMATYIGFSLVFLHSLKKLGNTFSIEEEQGIFHLWKYVGYLLGIPEHLLPDHKKQATEYFYLWTSVQPPADKDSVLLAHSLLNESLENPILKFEFQRKNLRYLHICCTWFLLDDEVCKRLLIPEVPNRKLFPNSKIIFNKIYDRMVSRNARIKRGNKDQMKVLEDYLNITQNSNFH; from the coding sequence ATGAACATGCTACACCCCCGTTTTAAAGATTCACCCCATTTCAAAGATTTCTGGAAAAATGGCAATGGAAAGTCACTTATAAAATTTTCCGGAGCACAGGTAAGTTTTCAAGACTTTGAAAAATTCTCTTCTTTTTTTTATCATGTGGATGAAATTGGCGATGAGGTTGTAAAAGATGTTTATTTTACTAAAAAATTCAATGAAGCTTCACGAGAAATTGAACATTATATAAGAACTGGAGTTTCTGAAACAGATTCTGTTCCTGAAAGTGTAAAAAGACTTTTCGCCCAGACCCAGGAAATTCCTGCATGGCTTGATCATAATTTATTAAAAAGCGGAGCCGAGCTCTGCATGAGAAGCAACTTAGATTCTCTGATCTCACTAAGGGATTACTGCCTGATGGGAGGTTATGATTATGCTTACCTTAATAAGCCACTCATCGTGACAGAAGCTTTAAAAAAAGGAGCTGTAAAGCGTCTTTCAGAAACATTGGATTTCTGGGTGAATGCCACACGATATAATGCTTTGGAACTTCACGCAAAAGGGTATGAATTTGCCATAAAAACGAGGCTCATCCATTCTTACGCAAGACTTTCCATTAAGAAACATTATAAAAACTGGGATACCGAAAATTGGGGCGAGCCCATTAATTCCTGGGATATGATGGCAACATATATCGGATTCAGTCTGGTTTTTCTCCATAGCCTTAAGAAATTGGGGAATACTTTTTCCATTGAAGAAGAACAGGGAATTTTCCACCTTTGGAAATATGTAGGATATCTTCTGGGAATTCCGGAACATCTTCTTCCAGATCACAAAAAACAGGCTACGGAATATTTTTATTTATGGACTTCCGTTCAGCCTCCTGCTGATAAAGATTCCGTTCTTCTTGCTCATTCTTTACTGAATGAATCGCTGGAAAATCCAATTTTAAAATTTGAATTTCAAAGAAAAAATTTAAGGTACCTGCACATCTGCTGTACCTGGTTCTTACTGGATGATGAAGTTTGTAAAAGATTACTCATTCCCGAAGTCCCCAATAGAAAGCTTTTCCCCAACTCAAAGATTATTTTCAATAAAATCTATGACAGGATGGTAAGCAGAAATGCCAGAATAAAAAGAGGAAACAAAGATCAGATGAAAGTGCTGGAAGACTATCTGAATATTACCCAAAATTCAAACTTTCATTAA
- a CDS encoding peroxiredoxin-like family protein, which yields MNTLSMQIEKLNSELFPQLTQETLKVFGQSIQDLKTKSIEQKSIQIGEKIPEFSLPNAYGEMIDSSEILKKHKMILVFYRGGWCPYCNLELNFLQKNLPGISNKNTVLVAISPQSPGHSLTMAERNKLEFEVLTDFNNAFAEKLGIVFQLQDFVIPCYQDLGINLSDYNKNENNTLPVPAIFVVDKDRVVTYKFLDANYMNRVDMEKLLQAL from the coding sequence ATGAATACACTGTCAATGCAGATTGAGAAATTGAATAGTGAATTGTTTCCACAGCTTACCCAGGAAACCTTAAAAGTATTTGGGCAATCTATACAAGATCTGAAAACAAAAAGTATTGAACAAAAAAGCATTCAGATAGGGGAGAAGATCCCTGAGTTTTCTTTACCCAATGCATATGGTGAAATGATAGATTCTTCGGAAATTCTTAAAAAGCATAAAATGATTTTAGTGTTTTACAGAGGCGGCTGGTGTCCTTACTGTAATCTGGAATTGAATTTTTTGCAGAAGAATCTTCCCGGAATAAGTAATAAAAATACTGTTTTGGTGGCTATTTCTCCACAAAGTCCGGGTCATTCATTAACAATGGCTGAAAGAAATAAATTGGAATTTGAAGTACTTACAGATTTTAATAATGCTTTTGCTGAAAAACTGGGAATTGTATTCCAATTACAGGATTTTGTCATTCCTTGTTATCAGGACCTTGGAATTAACCTTTCTGATTATAATAAAAATGAAAACAACACCTTGCCGGTTCCTGCTATATTTGTGGTAGATAAAGACAGAGTCGTCACCTATAAGTTTTTAGACGCGAATTACATGAACAGAGTAGATATGGAAAAATTATTACAGGCGTTATGA
- the pfkA gene encoding 6-phosphofructokinase, whose translation MKESAVKKIAVLTSGGDSPGMNAALRAVVRTANYYDIECYGVREGYNGLISNDFLKMGARSVKNIINQGGTILKSARSTEFRTKEGRQKAYDNCVKLGIDGLVCIGGDGTFTGAKIFSEEFGIRVVGVPGTIDNDIFGTDNTIGYDTALNTAMEAIDKIRDTATSHNRVFFVEVMGRDAGFIALNSGLATGALDILIPEKKDCRDELFANFRKAEKTGKASSIVVVAEGEKQGSIYDLANKTKEEFPEYDIRVTVLGHIQRGGSPSCADRVLASRLGYGAVVGLMEGQTNVMAGMRSNDLVYTPIEEAIKKHNEINKDLMLISEILAI comes from the coding sequence ATGAAAGAGAGTGCTGTAAAAAAGATTGCAGTTCTTACTTCAGGAGGTGACTCTCCGGGTATGAATGCGGCATTAAGAGCGGTAGTAAGAACCGCCAATTACTATGATATCGAATGTTACGGAGTGAGAGAGGGCTACAATGGCCTTATCAGCAACGATTTCCTGAAAATGGGAGCTCGTTCCGTAAAAAATATAATCAACCAGGGTGGAACAATTCTAAAGTCTGCCAGATCTACTGAATTCAGAACCAAAGAAGGCCGTCAGAAAGCGTATGACAATTGTGTAAAGCTTGGAATAGACGGATTGGTATGCATTGGTGGAGACGGAACCTTCACAGGCGCCAAAATCTTCAGTGAAGAGTTCGGCATCAGAGTAGTGGGTGTGCCGGGAACTATCGACAATGATATTTTCGGAACAGACAATACGATCGGATACGATACTGCTCTGAATACTGCGATGGAAGCGATTGACAAAATCCGTGACACGGCTACTTCCCACAACAGAGTTTTCTTTGTTGAGGTAATGGGACGTGATGCAGGTTTCATTGCTTTAAACAGTGGGTTGGCAACGGGTGCTCTGGATATTCTTATTCCTGAGAAAAAAGACTGCAGAGATGAGCTTTTCGCTAATTTCAGAAAGGCAGAGAAAACAGGAAAAGCATCCAGCATTGTTGTGGTAGCAGAAGGTGAGAAACAAGGAAGTATCTATGATCTTGCAAACAAGACTAAAGAAGAATTCCCGGAATATGACATTCGTGTAACTGTTTTAGGACATATCCAGAGAGGAGGTTCTCCCAGCTGTGCAGACAGAGTACTTGCCAGCAGACTTGGATATGGTGCGGTAGTAGGATTAATGGAAGGGCAAACTAATGTAATGGCAGGAATGCGTTCCAATGATTTAGTATATACTCCTATTGAGGAAGCCATTAAAAAGCATAATGAAATCAACAAAGATCTGATGTTGATTTCGGAAATTTTAGCAATCTAA